A genomic window from Streptomyces broussonetiae includes:
- a CDS encoding sensor histidine kinase, which translates to MTGPARAWRRLAHGARPRTVRTRVTVIAGLALTAAVIIGLLVMYLLQVGQAKRTIAGQLRTYAVQIEQSATGGAFPQPLPPSVLDAQAQSQVLAPDGTVIASTRNLAGRPAVFTLAADATTPVRQKAADGVLPGELTVLGEHTKVGGRPVTVITLTATNQRDQVDETFARLLVIGVPGTLLVACGTVWWVVGRALRPVEQIRRTATAITAAELSQRVPEPGTDDEIGHLARTMNDMLARLDDSAARQRRFVADASHELRSPLTAIRTALEVGLAHPDRAPWPDIASRAARQTERLEALISQLLALARADAGKLAARRQTADLSTLLAEIRATTTAPHLEIELAVPAHTTVTGNPEDLSRLFRNLIDNAARYARTRVSVTAGVEPDGIRVEIGDDGPGIPVEERERVFDRFVRLDADRGHGTRSAGLGLPIAREIATAHGGTLTLTETEGGGTRAVVTLPR; encoded by the coding sequence ATGACCGGGCCTGCGCGCGCCTGGCGCCGTCTGGCACACGGCGCGCGCCCTCGCACCGTGCGGACCCGCGTCACGGTCATCGCCGGTCTCGCGCTCACCGCGGCCGTCATCATTGGGCTCCTCGTGATGTACCTGCTGCAGGTCGGCCAGGCCAAGCGCACCATCGCCGGGCAACTGCGCACCTACGCAGTCCAGATCGAGCAGTCGGCCACCGGCGGGGCGTTCCCGCAGCCACTGCCGCCGTCGGTGCTCGACGCGCAGGCCCAGTCCCAGGTCCTTGCGCCGGACGGGACCGTCATCGCCTCGACACGCAATCTGGCCGGCAGACCGGCTGTGTTCACGCTTGCGGCGGATGCCACGACCCCGGTTCGGCAGAAAGCCGCCGACGGCGTCCTTCCGGGCGAGCTCACCGTCCTCGGCGAGCACACCAAGGTCGGCGGTCGACCGGTCACCGTCATCACCCTGACTGCCACCAACCAACGCGACCAGGTCGACGAGACCTTCGCCCGGCTGCTCGTCATCGGCGTGCCGGGCACGCTCCTGGTGGCATGCGGCACCGTGTGGTGGGTGGTCGGCCGCGCGCTGCGGCCGGTGGAGCAGATCCGGCGCACCGCCACCGCCATCACCGCCGCCGAGTTGTCCCAGCGCGTCCCCGAGCCCGGTACCGACGACGAGATCGGCCACCTGGCCCGCACCATGAACGACATGCTCGCCCGGCTGGACGACTCCGCCGCACGGCAACGCCGCTTCGTCGCCGACGCCAGCCACGAACTCCGCAGCCCCCTGACGGCCATCCGCACCGCCCTCGAGGTCGGACTCGCACACCCCGACCGCGCACCCTGGCCCGACATCGCCTCACGGGCCGCCCGGCAGACCGAACGCCTCGAAGCGCTGATCTCCCAGCTCCTCGCCCTGGCCAGGGCCGACGCCGGAAAGCTGGCCGCGCGCCGGCAAACCGCCGACCTGTCCACGTTGCTCGCCGAGATCCGGGCGACAACCACGGCGCCGCACCTGGAGATCGAGCTCGCGGTACCGGCGCACACCACGGTGACCGGTAACCCTGAGGACCTGTCCCGGCTGTTCCGCAACCTCATCGACAACGCCGCCCGGTACGCGCGGACGAGGGTGTCCGTCACGGCGGGGGTCGAACCGGACGGCATCCGGGTCGAGATCGGCGATGACGGACCGGGAATCCCGGTCGAGGAACGCGAGCGGGTCTTCGACCGCTTCGTCCGCCTCGACGCCGACCGGGGACACGGCACCCGCTCCGCCGGGCTCGGGCTGCCCATCGCCCGGGAGATCGCCACGGCGCACGGCGGCACGCTCACGCTCACCGAGACCGAAGGCGGCGGAACGCGCGCCGTGGTAACCCTGCCACGCTGA